The genomic stretch TCAATGCCGTGATCGCCAGGGGCCGCAACGAACATCAGCTGCTGCCCCTGGCGCAGCTGGCCCGGCAACGGGGGATCGAGCTGCGGTTGATCGAGTTCATGGATGTGGGCAACCGCAATGGCTGGCAGCCGGATCTGGTGCTGCCTGCGGCCGAGATGGTGCGCCGGATCGGTGCCCACTGGCCCCTGGTGCCCCTGGGGCGCGAGGTCCATGGCACCGCCAGCCGCTGGCGCTACGGCGATGGGGCCGGCCATCTGGCTGTGGTGGCCTCGATTTCCGCCCCGTTCTGCGGCGACTGCGACCGGCTGCGCGTCACCGCCGATGGGGTGGCCTACACGTGTCTGTTCGCCTCCAGCGGGCTTGACCTCAGGCCCTGGCTGCGCGCGCCCTCAACCGTCGGGGAGACCCTGAGCGGGGCCATGCGCAGCCTCTGGAGCCAACGCCACGACCGGTACAGCGAGGAGCGCGCCGAAGAGCAATCTTCAGGGACTGTCACAACTCAGCGCTCCCATGCCGAGATGGCATATCTGGGGGGGTGATGATTGAGCTGACGCCCAGGTGCTCAGCCTTCACTCGCATCCCTGTCCATGCGCCACACGTTTCAGGTCGCGCTCGCCATCACGGTGATCAGTGCGCCTCTGGCCGCGATGGCCCTTCCCTTCAAGCCAGATCCCACCTCCTTTGCCATCTATCTCGGCAGGAAATCGATCGAGGATGGATCGCGTGTGACGTTCTCCGAGCTGGTGGGGTGTGCCGCCAGCGGGAAGGGAATGACGGAGAGCTACAGCTGCCAGACCGGCGATGCCCTGCTGATCACCCCGACCGGCGTTCAGCGGTCGTGTCGGGCGATGGTGCGTGACGGCCGCCCTGGAGTCATCTGGACGGCCCAGGCGAATGGAGTGGGTTCATGGCGGGCCAATCTCGTCTGCCCCGCCCTTCCCGAGACGACCTCGCCAGCTGGGGAAGGTGAGGCGCTCACCCCCCGCTGATGGACGGTTGGGCTGCGGCGAGCGAGGCGGTGAACGCGGCCACGCTCATTTGCCGGCAGTAGCCCCGGAAGCAGCGCAGGGCCGCCCGGTGGCGCTCGGCTGATTCAGCCATGCAGGCATCGCTCAGGCAGGTCACGAGGTAGCCGCGGTCGGCGGCGTCCTTGACGGTGTGATCGATGCACTGATCGGTCAGCAGGCCTGCCACCACCAGCTCGGTGATGCCGATGTTGCGCAGCAGGTAATCGAGGCTGGTGGAGTTGAAGGGGGAGGAGGAACTCTTCGGCAGCACCAGTTCATCGGGCCAGGGAGTGAGGGGCTCGATCACCCGGGCTTCCCAGCTGCCTGGTGCAAAGCCCAGGCCGGAGCGTTTGTAGTCGAGGCTGCGGTCGCGGCCATCGGCGGTGAGGTTGGCGATCACTGTGTGGATCACCTCCAGCCGGGCCTGGCGGGCGTGCTCCAGCGCCCGTTGCAGCCGGGGCAGGACGGCCGCCTGAAAGTGCTGATCGAAGCCGGGCGGGCGTGTTGAAAGCGTGGCCGCGGCGTGGCCTGGGGGGGCGGCGGGGCCGCAGGTGCCGTTCTGGACATCGATCAGGAGCAGGGCCGCGTGAGCCAAGGAGAGAGGTGGCGGCGGCCACCACGATGGCCGGCGGCCGAGGAACGGGCAATGATTTCGGAGTGAGTGCCTGCTTCCCCGTGCCGGACCTGACCACCGCCACCGCCCTGACGGCCGACTTCCTGGACCGCGGCCTGCGCCGGGTGGCGGTCACGTTCGTGAACCACGCCGGGGCGGTGCTGGTGAAGGGGGTGCCGCTGGCGCGCCTGCCGCTGGTGGCGCGCCACGGGGTGGGGTATTCACCGGTGGCCGATGCGTTCGGGGCCACGGGCCTGATCGATCCGCAGCAGTCGCTGGCGCGGCCCGATGGAGACCTGCGCCTGAAGCCCGATCTCCGGGCCCTGCGCCCCCTTGACCCCGGCACCGGCTGGGCCTGGGCTCCCGGCCTGCGCTTCGAGCGCGACGGTGAGGGCTATGCCCTCGATCAACGGGGCTTCTGCGCCCGGCAGCAGGCGGCCCTGGCGGCAGCCGGTCTGAGCGCTCAGTTGGGCTTCGAGATCGAGTGGATGCTGGGCCTGCCGGAACCGGCTGGGGGATGGATCCCGGCCGTGGCGGGTGGCCCCTACGGCGCCGATCGCCTGGTGGAGGGGCTCGATTACCTCACGGCCGTGGCCGAGGCCCTCGATGCCGCCGAACTGCCCTGGCTGCAGCTGCATCCTGAATATGGCGCCGGTCAGTTCGAGCTGTCGCTGGCCGCCGCCGAGCCCCTCGAAGCCGCCGATCGCCTGGTGGCGGCACGCCTGGTGATCCAGCGGGTGAGCCGCCGCTTCGGCTGGACCTGCAGTTTCGCTCCGGTGGTGACGGCCGAGCTGGTGGGCAACGGCGGCCACCTTCATCTCAGCGTGGCGGAGCATGGGGTGCCGCTGCTGGGCGGCGGCCCGGGCCCGGCCGGATTGACAGCGCGGGGGGAGGCGCTGCTGGCGGGGCTGCTGGAGCAGCTGCCGGCCCTGATGCCCCTGGCCTGCGCCCTGGCGGTGTCGTACAGGCGGCTGGCGCCGGGGCGCTGGGCGGCCCCCTTCCGGGTCTGGGGGGTTGAGAACCGTGAGGCGGCGCTGCGCCTGGTCCCTGCCGGCGGGGGTGAGCCGGCTCACCTCGAGCTCAAGGTGGCCGACCTGAGCGCCAACCCCTACCTGCTGGTGGGCGCGGTGCTGGCGGTGGTGCGGGAGGGGCTGGGCTGCCACCGCGACCTGCCGCCACCGCTGAGCGGGGATCCCGCCGCCGCACCACCCGCCGAGGCCCCGAGGCTGCCTCGGACCCTCGGCGAGGCGGTGCGGGCGTTCGAGGCCAGCCCTGTGCTGCGGGAGGCCATGGGGGAGGCCCTCCAGCGCACCGTGGCGGAGGCGCGCCAGGCGGAGGTGCGTCGCAGTGACGCCCTCGCCGATGAAGCCCTGATCACCTCCACCCGCTCCTGGCCTCTCACCGGACTGTGAGCGTGAACCTGTCCAGCGGCATCACCAGCAGCGCGGTCGTCGACTGGCACGCCCCCGCCGTGCGGGACCTGGCGCGGCACCTGGGCGACGGCAGCCAGCGGCAGGTGGCCGAGCGCTGCTTTCTCTGGGTCCGGGACCGCGTGAGCCACAGTTTCGATGCCGCCGCTGCAGGCCCCATCCCCACGGACTCCTGGGCTGACGCCACGGCCATCGCCGCCGACACCACCTCCGCCACCTGGCCGGTGACCTGCGCCGCCTCGGAGGTGCTGGAGCGGCGCACGGGGATCTGCTTCGCCAAGTCCCATCTGCTGGCGGCCCTGTTGCGGGCGAACGGCATCCCGGCCGCTTTCGGCTACCAGCGCCTCTCGCTGAACGACGACGGCCCCCCCTTCGTGCTGCACGGCTTCGTGTGGCTGCGGCTGGCCGG from Synechococcus sp. CBW1107 encodes the following:
- a CDS encoding GTP 3',8-cyclase MoaA codes for the protein MRLSLTARCNLACPYCCPDSHDPPGLLTLAERVRLVSTAAELGFRRLRLTGGEPLLHRGLEELVAALQPLRAPHPQGGGPGSRGLSEIALTTNGVLLSAQRAQDLRAAGLDRITVSLDGTDGESVARMAGLAGGAAAGEAVLEKVLAALDHACAAGFDPANGGLKLNAVIARGRNEHQLLPLAQLARQRGIELRLIEFMDVGNRNGWQPDLVLPAAEMVRRIGAHWPLVPLGREVHGTASRWRYGDGAGHLAVVASISAPFCGDCDRLRVTADGVAYTCLFASSGLDLRPWLRAPSTVGETLSGAMRSLWSQRHDRYSEERAEEQSSGTVTTQRSHAEMAYLGG
- a CDS encoding cysteine hydrolase family protein, with protein sequence MAHAALLLIDVQNGTCGPAAPPGHAAATLSTRPPGFDQHFQAAVLPRLQRALEHARQARLEVIHTVIANLTADGRDRSLDYKRSGLGFAPGSWEARVIEPLTPWPDELVLPKSSSSPFNSTSLDYLLRNIGITELVVAGLLTDQCIDHTVKDAADRGYLVTCLSDACMAESAERHRAALRCFRGYCRQMSVAAFTASLAAAQPSISGG
- a CDS encoding glutamine synthetase, translating into MAAATTMAGGRGTGNDFGVSACFPVPDLTTATALTADFLDRGLRRVAVTFVNHAGAVLVKGVPLARLPLVARHGVGYSPVADAFGATGLIDPQQSLARPDGDLRLKPDLRALRPLDPGTGWAWAPGLRFERDGEGYALDQRGFCARQQAALAAAGLSAQLGFEIEWMLGLPEPAGGWIPAVAGGPYGADRLVEGLDYLTAVAEALDAAELPWLQLHPEYGAGQFELSLAAAEPLEAADRLVAARLVIQRVSRRFGWTCSFAPVVTAELVGNGGHLHLSVAEHGVPLLGGGPGPAGLTARGEALLAGLLEQLPALMPLACALAVSYRRLAPGRWAAPFRVWGVENREAALRLVPAGGGEPAHLELKVADLSANPYLLVGAVLAVVREGLGCHRDLPPPLSGDPAAAPPAEAPRLPRTLGEAVRAFEASPVLREAMGEALQRTVAEARQAEVRRSDALADEALITSTRSWPLTGL
- a CDS encoding transglutaminase family protein — translated: MNLSSGITSSAVVDWHAPAVRDLARHLGDGSQRQVAERCFLWVRDRVSHSFDAAAAGPIPTDSWADATAIAADTTSATWPVTCAASEVLERRTGICFAKSHLLAALLRANGIPAAFGYQRLSLNDDGPPFVLHGFVWLRLAGRRWHPLDPRGNRPGVTTRFDLEAASLAYTPRLPGERTDPAVYPEPLPAVVAVLRRCRTLPELRSTLPDVEP